Genomic segment of Pararhodobacter zhoushanensis:
TCTACTGGTGGGAATGGTCGCACCGGCAGCTGGGTCGCGCGGTCGGGCTGGTCTGGGCGGTGGGTTTCCTGTTCTTCTGGGCAACCAGGCGCATTCCCAGCGGCTGGACCGGGCGGCTGATCCTGCCCGGTGCGCTGGGGGGCGTGCAGGGCGCGATTGGCTGGTGGATGGTGTCCTCGGGCATCACGCAGGGCGACGGCGTGACCTCGGTCGCCTCTTACCGACTGGCGCTGCATCTGGGGCTGGCCTTTGTCATCCTCGGCGTGATCGCGTGGTACACGCTGCTGCTGGGCCGACCCGAGGCGCAACTGTTGCAGGCGCGCCGGGCGCGCGAGGCCAAGCTGTTCTCGATGTCCACCGGCCTGATGCACTTTGCCTTCCTGCAGATCCTGCTGGGCGCGCTGGTTGCGGGCATCGACGCGGGCCGGGGCTATACCGACTGGCCGCTGATGGCGGGCGGGGTCTTTCCGCCGGGCATGTGGGACCTGACGCCGGTCTGGCGCAACCTCTTTGAAAATGACGGCACAGTGCAGTTCATCCACCGTGTCTCGGGCTATCTGGTGGCGATTTTCGGCGTCGTGGTCTGGGCGCGTGGGCGTCGCAGCGCCTATGGCGACACGCGCAAAGCCTTTCACATGGTCCTGGGCGCGCTGTCCTTGCAGATCGTGCTGGGCATCGTCACCGTGATGTACGGCGCGCCGCTGGAACTGGGCATCGCGCATCAGTTGATGGCCGTGCTTTTGTGGGTGCTGATCATCCGTGCCCGTTATCTGGCCCAGTATCCGCTGGGCCGCACCATCCGGGGGCCGCATGAGCGCTTTCGACAACATCGCCGCGCATGAGCGTACAAGCTGGTCGCTGGCGCAGGTCATGGGCCGTCTGGGCTGGGATCAGGAAACCGTCATGCCGC
This window contains:
- the ctaA gene encoding heme A synthase; amino-acid sequence: MAKRPIFEETAAPATAPAPRAGIEAPKGARRAIQIWLGLLFVMVLAMITVGGMTRLTDSGLSITEWRPLSGALPPMSQADWQSEFDLYQQIDQFHLLNADMTLGEFKRIYWWEWSHRQLGRAVGLVWAVGFLFFWATRRIPSGWTGRLILPGALGGVQGAIGWWMVSSGITQGDGVTSVASYRLALHLGLAFVILGVIAWYTLLLGRPEAQLLQARRAREAKLFSMSTGLMHFAFLQILLGALVAGIDAGRGYTDWPLMAGGVFPPGMWDLTPVWRNLFENDGTVQFIHRVSGYLVAIFGVVVWARGRRSAYGDTRKAFHMVLGALSLQIVLGIVTVMYGAPLELGIAHQLMAVLLWVLIIRARYLAQYPLGRTIRGPHERFRQHRRA